From the genome of Planctomycetia bacterium:
CCGGGTGGGGGGCGACGGGGAGTTTGATCGTAAACGACGTCCCTTTGCCGACGGTGCTTTCCACGCGGATACGACCGTGGTGTTCTTCGACGATATCCCGGCAGGCCGAAAGGCCGAGGCCGGTGCCGCCCTTGCCCGAAGCGTCCGGGCCGCTCTTGGTGCTGAAGAAGCGGTCGAAGATTCGAGGGAGCGCCTGCTCTGGGATGCCGCGGCCGTTGTCGCGGACCACGAGGTCGACCATGTTGTGTTCCGCGTCGGGCGCGACGCGAATCATGATCCGTCCCCCCTGCGGCATCGCCTGCCGGGCGTTGGTCAGCAGGTTCAACAGCACTTGCTGAATCTGGCTCGGGCGGCAAAGGGCCTCGGGCGCCGCCTCGAATTTCGTCTCAACGGTCACGCGGTACTTGTTCATCTCGCGCTCCATCAACACGAGCGCGTCGTCGATCAGCTTGGGCAGCTCGATGGGCACGAAGGCCTCGGCGCGATTCCGCGCGATGCCCAAGACGCCATTGGTGATCTTCGCGGCGCGATTGCTGGCGGCCAGGATCTTGTCGAACGCGCGGTCGCGGGTCGCCTGATCCTTGTGGCGCAGGCCGAGCTTGGCGTAGTTGATGATGGTCATCAACACGTTGTTGAATTCGTGCGTGGTCGTGCTGACCAATTCGCCGACGGCGATCAGCCGTTGTGCGTGTTGAAGTTGTTCCTTCAACAGCGCGCATTGCTGCTGTAAATCGTCGGTGTCGTGCGTGCCGCCTACAGACATTCCCCCCACCCCCGCGCGCTTGCCGCAGTTTTGCGTCTTTGCCCGAATTGCCTCGTCGCCGCCTGCTTACCCGGCCTGCGTCGCTTAACTCATTATTTATCCGTTACTTAGCGATACGGGTCATATCGTCGAGCCGGCCTAGGGAACTGGAAGGCAAGCGGGTAATATCCGCGCCGCTACGCGGCAGGTTGAGGTCTTCAAGGCGAGTTTGAAGTTTTCAGTGTTCAGTTTTCAGTATTTGGCCGCGCAGGCTTCGCAAGAATCATCAGTTATCTGGGAGTCCCTACTCGCTTTCCCGATGAACTCGCGCTTCCAGTTCTCCCTACTGAAAACTGAACACTGAAAAGTTCAAACTCCTCCAAAACTTCAAACTCTCCCCATGCCCTCCACCGTCGAACTTCTTGATCAAGCGCTCGATCTCTGCCAGCGACTTGGCTATACGATTCGCCAGGAGTTTCTCGGCGGTTCCGGCGGCGGGGGGTGCGAACTTCGTGGGCGGAAGTACCTGTTCGTCGATTTGGCGCTGCATCACTTGGAGCAGTTCGACCAGGTTTGCGAAACCCTCCGCGACGACCCGCTCTTACTGACCGTCGCCGTTCCGGCTCCGCTGCGGGCGCATCTTATTCAGCCAGCAACGCGCAAAGCGGGATAGTGTACGGCCGCGCTACAGCAGTCCTTTGTTGTGCGCGGGTCTCCCGACCCCGCACCTAGGGCAGACCGAAGGTCTCAAAAGGCGACATCGCCTGAGCACAAGCTCAACGCACATAAATGGGAGACCTGCGGTCGGTTTGCGTGCGGGGTCGGGAGACCCACGCACAACATGATGGCCTACACACAACATTTCGTGAGCGCTACAAAAGTCCTTTGCGCTTGCGCAGGAGCCACTCGGTGATCAGCAGCGTGATCACGAGCGCTAGCACGGGCCATTGGTTCCAGAGCACGACGGGCGGGAGCGTCTCGACGGGGATTTGACGGCCGCTGGGGAGTTCGCGCCAAAGTTGTTCGACGTTGGCCAGCGTGTAAAATTTTCCCTTGGTCAGCGTCGCGACGCGCTGAAGTTCGGCGACATCGGTTTCGATCCGCTCCGTTTCACCGGGCGGCGGTGTCACGCGGAACTCGACGCTGGGCGGTTTTCCGGGCGACGCTGGCGCGCTGAGCCAGACGCGATACTTGCCTTCGGCCGGTTGTTGGAGCGTGCCTTCGAAGCTGCCCGGCGTCGCTCCTGACGCGAGCGCCAACGTTTGCACGCGTTGCCCTTGCCGCTCGACGACCAGCGAGACGCCATCGCCCGCAGTCGGAGTCTGGCGATCATCCGTGAAGCGGACGTGCAATCGCGGCGATTCGCCGCGCCGGTATTCGCGGCGATCGGCGATGATCTCCGCGATGCGATCCTCGTCGGCGGCGCGAGTGTGGCCGAGGTAACGAATCATCTGCACCCAATAGCGGCCGAAGTACAAATCGCCGACACGGAACCGCCAGCGGTACGATTCATCCGTGGCCTGGTAGAGCACCTTCCCCGCGCCGACGAACTGCAACGCTACGAGCGGCAGCGGTCGCCCATCCGCGCCGAGACGCGTCGGATGTTCCAACAACACGCGCGCACCCGGGCGGGCGCGCGCCGCTGGCTCGAACCAAAACCAGGGCGGCAGCGCTTCCCAGACGGCGGTGGTTTCGCTCAGCGTGTCGGCGATCTGACAGCCGGGACTCGCGGCGCCGAGGTCGGTGAGCCGCGGAACAAAGCCCTCGGTGGCGGGCGCAGTCGTCGCGCCCGCGGTGGGATCCAAATCGACCGGCAGCAGTTTTTCGAGCGGCCTGCCGGCGTAAGCGCGGGGCGTGAAGCGCGGCCCCGCGACGACGGCCAGTCCGCCGCCTTTTTCGCTGACAAAGTCGCGCAGCAGATCGAGCGCTAGTGCGCCGAGGAAATCCGGATGGGCGTCGCCGAAGAGTACCACGTCGAAATGCCGGAGCTCGTCACGGTCCGCGGGAAAGACCTTGAGCGCCGTCTTGTCGCTTTCGGCGTATTCCAAGTCGGCGTCTTGCAGCACCGTTTTCAGATCGATGGTCGACTCGCGTTCCAAGAGCGCTTTCAACCGTCGAAATTCCAGGCTCGGCTGCCACCAGACCATCAGCACGCGGAGTTTGTCTTTGCGGACTTGAAGGGTGCGCGATGCGGCATTGTTTTCCGCGTCCGCTTCGTCGGATTGCGGGGCGATCCGGACGGCCAGTTCGAGCTCTCCTTCCTCCGTCGGGCGATAAGCAATGCGCGCGCGTTCCGGGACGCCATCGGCCGCGAGCGTCAGGGGCGTTTCCGCAAGCACATTGCCCGAGGCGACATCGACCAACTGGGCGGCGACTCCTTGCTGCGCGTAGCCAGAAGCCGTGACGGTGAACTCGAAGTTCACCACGTCATTGATGAAGACCACTTCATCCACTAGCAGGTCGCTGATTTCGGTGTCGCGTACCGGCTCGCTGCTGCCGATGGCCACCGTGTACAGCGGCACGCCCTTGCGCCGCGCCAACTGCGCGGCGTCCGCGAGCGACGTTCCGGCCGTGTTGACGCCGTCGGACATCAGCACGATCGCAGCGGGTGGCGTCCCGCGCAGGTCGTCCAGGACCGCATCGATGCCATTGCCCAGTCGGCTCCATTCGCCGGCCGGTTCCAGTGCCGATAGTTGCGCGGTCAGTTCCTGCAGGTCGCCGTCGATGCGCCGCGCGGCGGATGAGATTGCATACAGGCGCAGCCGCTGCTCGGCGCTCATGCGCTTTAATGCGCGGGCATCGTTCGCGGTGAGGATACTCCGTGCGACATCCAGGCGCGAGGCCGGCGCGGAACTATCCGCCGGTCGATACTTGGCGACGGCTTTTTCACTGGCGTCGTCGTGATACTGGTCGACCGTGGCCATACTGGCCGAGTCGTCGATCAGCACCACCGTATACGGCAGTCCGCTGCGCTGTAGCGATAACATCCAGGCCGCGAGCATCCAGAGCACGATGCCGAGTGCCGCGATGCGCAGACCGGCGAGCAATCCGCGCGCCCAACGACCGGCGGAGCGGCGCTCCCAGCTATAGAGCCAGACGATGTACCCGGCCAACATTGCGATCAGCAGCAACGTGACCCACGGCGCGAGACGCCAGGCGTGTTCCAAGCGCCAAAGCGTGCCTTCGCCCGGCGCGGAGCTGTCAACGCCAAGCCAACGCTCAAGCCAGACGGGGAGTCGATCGCTCATGCCGCCCTCGCGCCGCTGTACCAGGCCAGCGTACTCTCGGCCACCATGGCCAGTAGCGCGGCGAGCAATAGCCCTTGATGCATGGGCGTGGCGCGCGACAAACCAACGCTCGGCGTGTCCTCCGAGCCATGCCAATCGGCGGTGTATTGAAACGCCACGCCCTGCCAAATGCGTTCGCGCAGTTCGCTTTCGTGCAATCGCGCTAGTTCACCTTCCCGTGGATCGACATTCACGGCGAACCTCGCTTCCGTCGCGATGGGAGCGTTCCAGGCGGCGCGATAGACGCCGGACGTATACGTCTCCCCAAAAGCCCAGCGCGCGTGGCCGTCGTCGGAAGCGGTCGTGACGATCGATTCCACATCGCGCGGATTCGTTACGCGCACGGGCACGTCGGCGACCGCGGTTCCCAAGTTGCCGCCGAACGGCCGGCCGACGAGGAGATTTCGCTCCTCGGTTTTGCCTTGAATCGACGCCATCAACATTTCTTGCACGAGCGGCACGAAGCTCGGCCACACCGGCAACAGCGTCCAATCGCGATCCGCCGCGGACGTCGCGACCAGAATCGACACGCCGCGCTCGACTGGAGCTTCCACGATCCAGGCGTCGCCCCCGGCGATTGCGGCGACCACTTGCGCGCCGTGCTCCGTGTCCGGTAACAAACGGAAGTAATGGCTGATCGGCGTGGTCAGCAGCCCGGCTTGTTCCTGATCGCGAAACGGACTGACGATGGCGTGCCGGTAGCCAAGCGGATCGACCGGCTGTTGATTCTCGGCGACCAATTCACCGATCGTCGCCGGCAGCACGCGCGGCGCGCCGTCCTGGCCGCACAGCCGCTGGTTGTAATTCTTGGCGTCAACCTGCGGCCCCAGGAACGTCACCAGGCCGCCGCCCGCCGCGAGATAGGATTCCAGAAGCCTCGCTTCAGCCGCTGTGAATTGACGAACGTCCGACAGGAACACGCAGTCGAAACCCGTGAGCTGGTTCTCCAGCCAGGTACCTTCCGTGGCGACTACCACGTCAACGAGACCATTGTCGCTTGCTCTATCGACCGGCGACAACGCGACGCGCAAATAGTCCGTCGCGCCAGGCCGGCCTTGGCTGCGCGGATTGCCGTCGACGCACAGCACGCGCAACCGATCGCGGACAGGCAAGCTAAGCCAGCGGTGGTTGTCGATGTCCAGCTTGTCGCCGGAGATGCGCGCTTCCACGGCATGATCGCCCGGGCTGTCGAAGCGGTGCCGAAATGAAGTTGCCGCCGTGCCGCCGGCTTTTACATCGACTTGCGCGGCGCCAACGCGTGCGCCGTCGACCAGGAATTCTACGCGTACCTGGCTGTGATCGCGGCGACCATGGTTCAGCAGTTGGACCTCGAATCGCGTCTCGCGCCCCACGGCCGAGAAACGGTCCGGCGTGATGAGTTCCGCGACGGCGATGTTTTCTTGGTCGTCCTGACCCACGTCGACGACCACGAGCGACGTCCCCTCGCTGACCAAAGTTGCGGCGCGATCGTGAATGGCTTGTCGCGATCCGCGGTCCGCCGGGTTCCAGCTCGGACCGCACAGATCACTGACAATGTACACCTCATCGCGCGATAGTTTTCGTTCGTCGCGCCGCGCGGCACGCAACACCTCATTCGCAGTTGCCAGAGAAGCGGCGACGTCCCCCCCGCCATGCGGAAGCTGCAGTGTTTCCAGCTCCGCCAGGAACTCACTGCGCGCGAAGGACGGCGTCTGCACGATGACGCGCGGCGGCGCGCTCATCAGTACTAGCGTGAACCCGTCCCCCTGCGGACTTTCGTCGACGATGCGCGTGATAACTTGCTTGGCCGACTCGAAACGCGCGGCCTGGTCGATTCGGTAGCCCATCGAGTAGGAGCCGTCGAGCACGAACAAGCGATGGGTCCGCGCGCCGGCCGCGTGAGCGAGCCCTAGTCCCTGGATTACGGGATCAGCCACGGCCGCGACGAGCAGCAACACGATCAACGTCCGCAGCGCCAGCAACAACCACTGCTCGATCTGAATCCGCCGCACGTTTTTGCGCATCGCGGCCAGCAGATACTCCATCGCCGCCCAAGTTTGCTCCCGATAGCGCCGCCGATTCAACAAATGAATCAAAATCGGCGCAGCCGCCGCCACCGCCCAAAGCAACATCCAGGGCTGCGTGAACAAGGCGACGATCGGCGTGAAGGAAAGCATTGATGGTATTGGTCGGAACAGCGGAGATGCAGAGTTAGAAATTCGTCATTCTCCCCCCTCTCATCTTGTTCGTTCCAGTCGTTTGCTCAGATAACTAGTCAGGGCGACATCCAGCGGTTGGTCGGTGCGGAGTTGTACGTAGTCGGCGCGTTGTTCCTGGCAGGACTTGCGGACTTCCAGCAGGAACTTCTCGAATTCCGCCAGATAGGCCTTCCGCAACGTGCGCGGGTCCGTGAGCGTGTCGGGCCAGGCTTCGAGGCCCTTAAAGAGCGTTGTTTGTTCAAACGGGAAATCGAGCTCCGCCGGGTCGAGCACGTGGAAGACGATCACTTCGTGGCGGCGATGGCGAAGGTGCTTGAGACCCGCCAGCAACGAGGCGACGTTGTCGAACAGATCGCTTAGCAACACGACGACGCCGCGCTTCGGCAGCCGTTCGGCCAGCTCATGCAGAATCGCCCCGGCGGCGGTCTTGCGGCCCGTTTCGGCACGCTCCATGACGTGCGTGAGTTGCTTAAAATGCGAGGGATTGCCCGCTGGGCGGACCAACGACCGCACTTCCTGATCGAACACCGCGAGACCCACGCTGTCTTGTTGCCGTAGCACGAGATAGGCGAGCGCCGCGGCCACGGTCCGCGCGTAATCGAGTTTCGACATTGGCGCGTCGGAGCTTTGATACGTCATGCTCTCGCTGGCGTCGAGCGCCAGGTAGCAGATCAGGTTCGTTTCTTCCTCGTATTGCTTGAGATAGTACTTATCGGTCTTGCCGTAAACTTTCCAATCCACATGGCGCACGTCGTCGCCCGGCGCGTATTCGCGGTGCTCGGCGAATTCCACCGAGAAACCGTGAAACGGGCTGCGATGCATCCCGGACACATAGCCTTCGACGATCGAGCGCGCACGCAGCTCGAGCCCCGCCAGCTTAGCCAGCGTCCGCGGATCGAAACACGTTGGCGTGGGTTCGGTGGGTGGTGTCATATTCCACAGGTTCGATCAACGAGGCCAACCGAGAGACGATGTCGTCCGGCTTCACGCCGTCGGCCTCGGCGTTGAAATTGGTCACGATACGATGCCGCAACACCGGCGCGGCGACGGCGCGGATATCCTCGCACGTGGCATGAAAGCGCCCGTGCAAGACGGCCCGGGCCTTGGCGCCGAGCACGAGGTATTGACTCGCCCGCGGCCCCGCGCCCCAACTGACATATTGCTTGATGAAGTCCGGGACTTGCCCTTTCTCGCGCCGCGTGAGTCGCGTGAATTGCAAGGCGTAGCGCAATACATGGTCGGCCACCGGAACCTTTCGCACGATCTGCTGCAGCGATTGAATCTCGTCGGCGTTTAGCAAGGCCGTGATCTTGTGCGAGACGTCCGAGGTGGTCTGACGCACAATCTGTAGCTCTTCCTCTTCGCTCGGATAGTCCACCATCACGTTGAACATGAAGCGATCCAACTGCGCCTCGGGCAACGGGTACGTGCCTTCTTGCTCGATGGGATTCTGCGTGGCCAGCACGAAGAACGGCTCCGCCAGCAAATGCCGCCGGCCGCCGACGGTCACCTGATGTTCCTGCATCGCTTCCAGCAACGCGGCCTGCGTCTTCGGCGGCGTGCGGTTGATCTCGTCCGCCAGAATGATGTTCGCGAAGACAGGTCCTTCGAGAAACTTGAATGCGCGTTCGCCGGTCGCCTTGTCTTCCTGAATGACTTCAGTGCCCGTGATGTCGGAGGGCATCAAGTCCGGCGTGAACTGGATGCGATTGAACTTGAGCGACAGCGTCGACGCGAGCGAGCGAATCAACAACGTCTTCGCCAGGCCCGGCACGCCGACCAACAGGCAATGCCCGCGCGCGAACATCGCGATCAGCAGTTCTTCGATGACCTGCTGTTGGCCGACGATGGTCTTGGTCAGCTCGCGCGTGATCTTTTCATACGCCTCGTGCAGCCGTTGCACCGCCTGAACATCA
Proteins encoded in this window:
- a CDS encoding VWA domain-containing protein, whose product is MSDRLPVWLERWLGVDSSAPGEGTLWRLEHAWRLAPWVTLLLIAMLAGYIVWLYSWERRSAGRWARGLLAGLRIAALGIVLWMLAAWMLSLQRSGLPYTVVLIDDSASMATVDQYHDDASEKAVAKYRPADSSAPASRLDVARSILTANDARALKRMSAEQRLRLYAISSAARRIDGDLQELTAQLSALEPAGEWSRLGNGIDAVLDDLRGTPPAAIVLMSDGVNTAGTSLADAAQLARRKGVPLYTVAIGSSEPVRDTEISDLLVDEVVFINDVVNFEFTVTASGYAQQGVAAQLVDVASGNVLAETPLTLAADGVPERARIAYRPTEEGELELAVRIAPQSDEADAENNAASRTLQVRKDKLRVLMVWWQPSLEFRRLKALLERESTIDLKTVLQDADLEYAESDKTALKVFPADRDELRHFDVVLFGDAHPDFLGALALDLLRDFVSEKGGGLAVVAGPRFTPRAYAGRPLEKLLPVDLDPTAGATTAPATEGFVPRLTDLGAASPGCQIADTLSETTAVWEALPPWFWFEPAARARPGARVLLEHPTRLGADGRPLPLVALQFVGAGKVLYQATDESYRWRFRVGDLYFGRYWVQMIRYLGHTRAADEDRIAEIIADRREYRRGESPRLHVRFTDDRQTPTAGDGVSLVVERQGQRVQTLALASGATPGSFEGTLQQPAEGKYRVWLSAPASPGKPPSVEFRVTPPPGETERIETDVAELQRVATLTKGKFYTLANVEQLWRELPSGRQIPVETLPPVVLWNQWPVLALVITLLITEWLLRKRKGLL
- a CDS encoding DUF58 domain-containing protein; translation: MTPPTEPTPTCFDPRTLAKLAGLELRARSIVEGYVSGMHRSPFHGFSVEFAEHREYAPGDDVRHVDWKVYGKTDKYYLKQYEEETNLICYLALDASESMTYQSSDAPMSKLDYARTVAAALAYLVLRQQDSVGLAVFDQEVRSLVRPAGNPSHFKQLTHVMERAETGRKTAAGAILHELAERLPKRGVVVLLSDLFDNVASLLAGLKHLRHRRHEVIVFHVLDPAELDFPFEQTTLFKGLEAWPDTLTDPRTLRKAYLAEFEKFLLEVRKSCQEQRADYVQLRTDQPLDVALTSYLSKRLERTR
- a CDS encoding MoxR family ATPase; amino-acid sequence: MLPTDDVQAVQRLHEAYEKITRELTKTIVGQQQVIEELLIAMFARGHCLLVGVPGLAKTLLIRSLASTLSLKFNRIQFTPDLMPSDITGTEVIQEDKATGERAFKFLEGPVFANIILADEINRTPPKTQAALLEAMQEHQVTVGGRRHLLAEPFFVLATQNPIEQEGTYPLPEAQLDRFMFNVMVDYPSEEEELQIVRQTTSDVSHKITALLNADEIQSLQQIVRKVPVADHVLRYALQFTRLTRREKGQVPDFIKQYVSWGAGPRASQYLVLGAKARAVLHGRFHATCEDIRAVAAPVLRHRIVTNFNAEADGVKPDDIVSRLASLIEPVEYDTTHRTHANVFRSADAG
- a CDS encoding ATP-binding protein; translation: MSVGGTHDTDDLQQQCALLKEQLQHAQRLIAVGELVSTTTHEFNNVLMTIINYAKLGLRHKDQATRDRAFDKILAASNRAAKITNGVLGIARNRAEAFVPIELPKLIDDALVLMEREMNKYRVTVETKFEAAPEALCRPSQIQQVLLNLLTNARQAMPQGGRIMIRVAPDAEHNMVDLVVRDNGRGIPEQALPRIFDRFFSTKSGPDASGKGGTGLGLSACRDIVEEHHGRIRVESTVGKGTSFTIKLPVAPHP
- a CDS encoding VWA domain-containing protein, with the protein product MLSFTPIVALFTQPWMLLWAVAAAAPILIHLLNRRRYREQTWAAMEYLLAAMRKNVRRIQIEQWLLLALRTLIVLLLVAAVADPVIQGLGLAHAAGARTHRLFVLDGSYSMGYRIDQAARFESAKQVITRIVDESPQGDGFTLVLMSAPPRVIVQTPSFARSEFLAELETLQLPHGGGDVAASLATANEVLRAARRDERKLSRDEVYIVSDLCGPSWNPADRGSRQAIHDRAATLVSEGTSLVVVDVGQDDQENIAVAELITPDRFSAVGRETRFEVQLLNHGRRDHSQVRVEFLVDGARVGAAQVDVKAGGTAATSFRHRFDSPGDHAVEARISGDKLDIDNHRWLSLPVRDRLRVLCVDGNPRSQGRPGATDYLRVALSPVDRASDNGLVDVVVATEGTWLENQLTGFDCVFLSDVRQFTAAEARLLESYLAAGGGLVTFLGPQVDAKNYNQRLCGQDGAPRVLPATIGELVAENQQPVDPLGYRHAIVSPFRDQEQAGLLTTPISHYFRLLPDTEHGAQVVAAIAGGDAWIVEAPVERGVSILVATSAADRDWTLLPVWPSFVPLVQEMLMASIQGKTEERNLLVGRPFGGNLGTAVADVPVRVTNPRDVESIVTTASDDGHARWAFGETYTSGVYRAAWNAPIATEARFAVNVDPREGELARLHESELRERIWQGVAFQYTADWHGSEDTPSVGLSRATPMHQGLLLAALLAMVAESTLAWYSGARAA